One genomic segment of Streptomyces niveus includes these proteins:
- a CDS encoding GPW/gp25 family protein, giving the protein MGQQFIGAGWAFPPRTDATGSIALVRGEHALEESIRLILATSPGERPMRPEFGCAVNDYVFAPADAGTAGQLAYEVRLALERWEPRIDVTEVVVRFDEADNGVLYIDIGYTVRGSNDPRNLVFPFYVIPQHAEESADDEEAGA; this is encoded by the coding sequence ATGGGACAGCAATTCATCGGTGCGGGCTGGGCGTTCCCCCCGCGTACGGACGCGACCGGGTCCATCGCCCTCGTACGCGGCGAGCACGCCCTGGAGGAATCGATCCGGCTGATCCTGGCCACGTCGCCGGGCGAGCGGCCGATGCGACCGGAGTTCGGCTGCGCCGTCAACGACTACGTGTTCGCGCCGGCCGACGCGGGCACGGCCGGGCAACTCGCGTACGAGGTAAGGCTGGCGCTGGAGCGCTGGGAGCCCCGGATCGATGTCACCGAGGTCGTCGTCCGGTTCGACGAGGCCGACAACGGGGTGCTCTACATCGACATCGGCTACACGGTGCGCGGCTCGAACGACCCGCGCAACCTCGTCTTCCCCTTCTACGTGATCCCGCAGCACGCCGAGGAATCGGCCGACGACGAGGAGGCGGGCGCGTGA
- a CDS encoding PAAR domain-containing protein — protein sequence MSAAAAAARVGDPTGHPGTVGPPGVPSVLIGGKPAATVGTAHHCTSPAAHPPSVIAPPGSSSVLIGGSPAARVGDLAGCGSPVVSGCPTVLIGG from the coding sequence ATGTCGGCAGCAGCCGCAGCCGCCCGGGTCGGCGACCCCACCGGGCACCCCGGCACCGTCGGACCGCCCGGTGTGCCGTCCGTGCTGATCGGCGGGAAGCCCGCGGCGACGGTCGGCACCGCGCACCACTGCACCTCCCCCGCCGCCCACCCGCCGTCCGTGATCGCGCCGCCCGGCAGTTCGAGCGTGCTGATCGGCGGCAGCCCGGCCGCCCGCGTCGGCGACCTGGCGGGCTGCGGCTCACCGGTCGTGTCGGGCTGCCCGACCGTACTGATCGGTGGGTGA
- a CDS encoding VgrG-related protein yields the protein MTQQGVATALVVEFGGTALPAKFVNTLVEGYVDDSRTLPDLFLLRFRDPDRVLLEQTGLKIGSEARLLARAGGDTAPKPLLDGVVTALEVELDETGTFTVVRGLDESHRLFRGRRVASYQNMTLADICGQVAQRAGLKPGTVDVAGPVLEHIAQPNVTDWEFVRGLAEEAGAQAYVRDGQLHITRPAEASSAPDGSARADRNPLVLELGGNLLRCRAGVSAAEQVSEVEVRGWDVQAKQPLVGKAPAGTSSTLELGVTAAEVSAPFGEARFVVTDAAYGTQARVDQAAKALAERIAGSFAELEAVIRGNPAVRAGSAVALNAVGAPFEGRYTVTSSRHVFDAVRGYETWITVSGQQERSLFGLTGGGTGPGGSGGSGGGGRCTGLVSGTVTDTQDPEGSGRVKVRFPWLSDEYASDWARTAQSGGTGGGEAFIPEVGDEVLVGFEHGHLDRPYVLAGLYNGQDRPGGGGDAGGGGAGAGPAAGGSAGGAGGGAAGAGAGAPGGGTGAELVDPTSGAVNRRAFASRSGNQLELLDAANGPQGVRLRTGDGKLTIDLDRKGTAVVINSDGTVTIEAKERVSIKSADGVALDAGSGALELAGDSVTLTSRSGVAVDGGNGKVALSSGGSVEVRGGQVTVDGTRRTDIKSGGSVSVNAPMIKLN from the coding sequence ATGACCCAACAGGGCGTCGCCACCGCGCTGGTGGTCGAGTTCGGCGGCACGGCGCTGCCGGCGAAGTTCGTGAACACCCTGGTCGAGGGGTACGTGGACGACAGCCGTACGCTCCCGGACCTGTTCCTGCTGCGGTTCCGGGACCCCGACCGGGTGCTGCTGGAGCAGACCGGGCTGAAGATCGGCAGCGAGGCGCGGCTGCTGGCACGCGCGGGTGGCGACACCGCGCCGAAGCCGCTGCTGGACGGTGTGGTCACGGCGCTGGAGGTGGAGCTGGACGAGACGGGCACGTTCACCGTCGTACGTGGCCTGGACGAGTCGCACCGGCTGTTCCGGGGCCGGCGGGTGGCCAGTTACCAGAACATGACCCTCGCCGACATCTGCGGCCAGGTCGCCCAGCGCGCGGGACTGAAGCCCGGCACCGTGGACGTCGCCGGACCCGTGCTGGAGCACATCGCCCAACCCAACGTCACCGACTGGGAGTTCGTGCGCGGACTCGCCGAGGAGGCGGGTGCCCAGGCGTACGTACGGGACGGGCAGCTGCACATCACCCGCCCCGCCGAGGCGAGTTCGGCGCCGGACGGGTCGGCGCGGGCCGACCGCAATCCGCTCGTGCTGGAGCTGGGCGGCAATCTGCTCCGCTGCCGGGCCGGGGTGTCCGCCGCCGAGCAGGTCTCCGAGGTGGAGGTGCGCGGCTGGGACGTCCAGGCCAAGCAGCCGCTGGTGGGCAAGGCTCCGGCGGGGACGTCGTCGACGCTGGAGCTGGGGGTGACGGCGGCGGAGGTGTCCGCGCCCTTCGGCGAAGCGCGTTTCGTCGTGACCGACGCGGCGTACGGCACGCAGGCGCGGGTGGACCAGGCGGCCAAGGCCCTGGCGGAGCGGATCGCCGGTTCGTTCGCGGAGCTGGAGGCGGTGATCCGGGGGAATCCGGCGGTCCGGGCGGGCAGCGCGGTGGCGCTGAACGCGGTGGGCGCGCCGTTCGAGGGCCGGTACACGGTGACGTCGTCGCGCCATGTCTTCGACGCCGTACGCGGGTACGAGACGTGGATCACGGTCTCCGGGCAGCAGGAGCGCTCGCTGTTCGGGCTGACCGGTGGCGGGACGGGACCGGGTGGCTCCGGCGGGTCCGGCGGGGGTGGGCGGTGTACGGGGCTGGTCAGCGGGACGGTGACGGACACCCAGGATCCGGAGGGGTCGGGGCGGGTGAAGGTCCGCTTCCCGTGGCTGTCGGACGAGTACGCGAGCGACTGGGCGCGCACGGCGCAGTCGGGCGGGACGGGCGGCGGCGAGGCGTTCATCCCGGAGGTCGGGGACGAGGTGCTGGTCGGTTTCGAGCACGGGCATCTGGACCGGCCGTACGTCTTGGCCGGGTTGTACAACGGGCAGGACCGGCCGGGCGGGGGCGGGGACGCGGGCGGCGGCGGAGCGGGGGCCGGTCCGGCGGCGGGTGGGTCCGCAGGGGGCGCCGGTGGTGGTGCTGCGGGTGCCGGTGCGGGCGCTCCGGGTGGCGGTACCGGCGCCGAACTGGTCGACCCGACCAGCGGCGCCGTGAACCGCCGCGCCTTCGCGTCCAGGAGCGGGAACCAACTGGAGCTGCTTGACGCGGCGAACGGCCCGCAGGGCGTACGGCTCCGCACGGGCGACGGGAAACTCACCATCGATCTGGACCGCAAGGGCACCGCCGTCGTCATCAACAGCGACGGCACCGTGACGATCGAGGCCAAGGAGCGGGTCTCCATCAAGTCGGCAGACGGGGTCGCGCTGGACGCCGGGAGCGGAGCACTCGAACTCGCGGGTGACAGCGTCACGTTGACCTCCCGGAGCGGTGTCGCCGTGGACGGAGGGAACGGCAAGGTCGCACTCTCCAGCGGCGGTTCGGTGGAGGTGCGCGGCGGCCAGGTAACGGTCGACGGCACGCGGCGTACGGACATCAAGAGCGGAGGCTCGGTGTCGGTCAACGCCCCGATGATCAAGCTCAACTGA